TAACATTTGTACTTGTACGCTCTTTCAGTGTATTTGTACTCTGCTTCATAAAAGGACTTGGGAAATGGCTTCATTGTCTTTGAAGCATAAGGATTTCCAGCATGCTCCCTTTTTGACTCCGCAAGATCTTTGAGAAGAAATTCAGGATTACAagtaagacatttttttcttataatattgGCAAAGTGTGAATGATGAATGCTTCCCGCGTAACACAGCCTTTCCTGTACTCATTGACCTTTTTTGATCATGGCTTCCACGTGCCTGGTTTGGTCTCCTTCTGACGTTTTCACAATGGTTAGCCAGGGTGGTATGGCTTGCATCTCTGAGCAGGACAATTTACAGGTATGGGCGAGCTTCTGCGATTTTTTAAGGCTGTGTTTCTTATAGGACTTATTCAGGCTAGATGGCTTATGTAATCTTTGGGGATTTGATGACTTGGTTGACCTTTTTGTATTGAATTGTCTGTTTGATGTTTTTACACTGCATTTCATGGATGACTTATCAGTATTTGTACATCTCATTGAATTTTGTGGATTGGAGGGTATGCATGGCTTTTCTAGACTTGAAGGCTCATCTGGTTTTATTGTATCGTTTGGCATAGATAGATTTTCTTGACATGAGGGCTCAGCCTTTGGGTCTGAATTTAACAGCAGAAGTTGAGTTTCTAGAATGTCCTCAGTtattatatcaagttgacaagcTGATACCTTGGATACCCAGGATGATATAGCTTCCATATTTTCTTTGTTGAGCCCTCCTGGTGGTTGGACTTCCTCGATCATGCAGTTATAATGAAGTAAACAAAAGCAGGTAAAGGTAAAGGTTATGATAATTATTTCAAATATGAAGCCCAACAAGCGTTTCCTAAAATCGTCCATCTTTGCTCCTGTAGAGACCGTAGTTTTTACAACTGTGGTTCTGGCAGTAGATGATTCATTGATGTGGTTTATATTTAAGCAACTGATTGTCCAAATGGataagaataagaaataaatatgaacCTTCATGGCCAGAGTGTGGCCAAATGCTTCTTTGGTTGAGGTTACTCCTGTATCTCCTCAGGCTGGTCTTGGGGTTTGTGACATCACCGTCAGTTTCGCATTAGACACTGACAGCATAATCTTGCTGTGGAAAAGCAGTAAAAAAGGACTAAAGAGTCAGGCTTAGTGGTACATTActataatcacagcatttggaaggcaagaCAGGAAGCTCATACATTTGAAGCCAAActgaactacatagtaagaccctgtcacaaacaactCCTAACAttctccaacaacaacaacacatccATTTCAGTCTGGGGCAGAGAGATAAGGGAAGGGgtttcttagttagggtctctttTGCTATATTAAAATACCATGTCCAAAAGTAGCTTatgaaagaaagggtttattgaagcttacagttccacatcacagtctaTCATGAAGGAAAGTTAGGGAAGAAATTCATGGcaagaacctgaaggcaggaaaaaGCACCTGAAGTACTAGGTAGAGGTCTAATTTCACAGTAGTGTCAAAAGAATGATCCCATGTGCTTATGTATAtttgaaaacaacagcaacagcaaagcaATGTTTCTTTGGTAGAACATGTTGAATGTCTCAAGAACTGGCTTTGTTCCAAGCTAGAATTCCTTCTGCCTTTACATAGGAACTTATTGTTACTTATTGAATCTTAGTGCAACCAAGAATTTATGATTTTTTacatttctcaatttctttacTATGTTAGAATATTCTCTCACATTGCAAGgagaaattataatttaaatttgcgTGTTTTATGTTGCAAAGTTTGTAACTATTCTGAATGTAATTAGCAGTCTTGGagcaaaataaatattgtaaaaaatgaaaactaatttaTTTGAAATGGTATTTCCTTTGCAATTATGATTagcttatctttctttttttaaaaatttatttatttttttttgaaagaaaaattttccgcctcctccccgcctcccatttccctccccctcctcccgcccctctcccccttcccccactcctcttctcctccctctccagccccaagagcagtcagggttccctgccctgtggaaagtccaaggtcctcccccgccatccaggtctagaaaagtgaacatccaaactgtctaggctcccacaaagccagaacatgaagtaggatcgaaaacccgtgccattgtccttggcctctcatcagctctcattgtccgccatgttcagagagtccggttttatcccatgctttttcagtcacaatctagctggccttggtgagctcccaatagatcagacccactgtctcagtgggtcggtgcacccctcgtggtcctgccttccttgctcatgttctccctccttctgctcctcattaggaccttgggagctcagtccggtgctccagtgtgggcctctgtctctatctccatccattgctagatgaaggttctatggtgatatgcaagatattcatcagtatggctataggatagggtcatttcaggttccctatcctcagctgcccaaggaaataactggggacattgccctggcaccaggtagccactccaggttcaagtctcttgccaacccttaggtggctcccttaactaagatatgggcttccctgctcacctatccaaccttcctttatctccaatcatcccgtttccccaagttccccccatcctctccttcacacttttctctccccatctccccttacccccatcccaccccacccccaagattccaattttttgcccggcaatcttgtctaccttccatagccaggaggataactatatgtttttccttgggctcaccctcttatttagcttctttaggatcacaaattgtagactcagtggcccctatccacagctagaaaccaattatgagtgagtacatcccatgatcttctttttgggtctgggttacctcactcaggatagtattttctatttccatccatttgcatgcaaaatttgaaaagtcattgttttttaccgcagagtagtactctaatgtatatatattccacactttcttcatccattcttccattgaaggacatctaggttgttccaggttctgcctattacaaataatgctgctatgaacatagttggacaaatgcttttgtcatatggtagggcatctcttgggtatattcccaagagtgctattgctgggtccaggggtaggttgatcccaaatttcctgagaaaccaccacactgatttccaaagtggttgcacaagtttgcattcccaccagcaatggatgagagtacccctttctccacaacctctccagcaaaggctatccttggtgttttttattttagccattctgacaagtgtaagatgataactcaaagttgttttgattcgcatttctctgatcgctaaggaggttgagcatgaccttaagtgtcttttggccatttgaaattcttctgttgagaattctctgttcaaatcagcgccccattttttaattgggttaattagcattttaacgtctagtttctcgagttctttatatattttggagatcagacctttgtctgttgtggggttggtgaagatcttctcccagtcagtaggctgcctttttgtcttagtgacagtgtcctttgctttacagaagcttctcagtttcaggaggtcccatttattcaatgttgcccttaatgtctgtgctgttggggttatacataggaagcgatctcctgtgctcatgtgttgtagggtacttcccattttctcttctatcaggttgagtgtgttcagattgatattgaggtctttgatccatttggacttgagttttgtgcatggtgatagatatgggtcgattttcattcttctacaggttgacattcagttgtgccagcaccatttgttgaagatgctttctttcttccattgtatacttttagctcctttatcgaaaatgaggtgttcataggtttgtgggttaaaatccgggtcttctatatgattccattggtcgaattctctgtttttatgccagtaccacgctgttttcactacagtagctctgtaatagagtttgaagtcagggatggtaatgcctccagaggttcctttattgtataagattgttttggctatcctgtgctttttgtttttccatataaagttgattattgtcctctcaagatctgtgaagaattttgatgggaccttgatggggattgcattgaatctataaattgcctttggtagaattgccatttttactatgttgatcctcccaatccaagagcaggggagattcctccattttctggtatcctcttcaatttctttcttcaatgccttaaagttcttgtcaaatagatctttcacttccttggttagagttaccccaagatattttatgctgtttgtggctatcgtgaaaggtgatgattctcttatttccctctctgcttccatatcctttgtgtataagagggcgactgattttttggagttgatcttgtatcctgccacattgctaaaggtgtttatcagctataggagttctttggtggagtttttggggtcagttatgtacactatcatatcatctgcaaataatgcaagtttaacttcttcctctccaattcgaatccccttgatccccttatgttgtcttattgctattgctaaaacttcaaggactatattgaagaggtatggagagagtggacagccttggcgtgttcctgattttagtggatggctttaagtttctctccatttaatttgatgttagctgttggcttgctgtaaaaaGCTtcaattatatttaggtatgacccttgtattcctaatctctccaagacttttatcataaagggatgttgaattttgtcaaatgctttttcagcatctaatgaaacgatcatatggtttttttctttcagtttatttatatgatggattacattgatagatttgcgtatgttgaaccagccctgcatatctgggatgaagcttacttgatcataatggataatttttctaatgtgttcttggattcggtttgccagtattttgttgaggatttttgcgtcgatgttcatgagtgtgattggcctgtaattctctttcttggttgagtctttgtgtggttttggtatcagagttactgtagcttcataaaaggaatttggcaatgactcctctttttctatattgtgaaatacattaaggagtataggtattaggtcttcttggaagatctggtagaattccgcattgaaaccatctggtccgggactttttttggaagggaggtttttgataacagcttctaattcttcgtgactaaccggtctatttaggttgtttacctggtcctggtttaactttggtatatggtatttatctaaaaaagtgtccatttcttttacattttccagttttgtggcatacaggcttttgtagtaagatctaatgattctctgaatttcctctgtatctgtggttatgtcccccttttcatttctgatctattaatttgcaaattctctctctgccgtttgattagtttggataggggtttatcaatcctgttgattttctccaggaaccagctttttgtttcattgattctttcaattgttttctgtgtttctattttgttgatttcagccctcagtttgattatttccagtcttctactcctcctagggaagtctgcttctttttttttttctagagctttcaggtgggctgttaaatctccaatgtgtgctttctctgttttctttaagtgggcacttagtgctatgaactttcctcttaggactgctttcatagtgtcccataggtttgagtatgttgtttctttattttcattgtcttcaaggaagactttaatttatttctttatttcttccttaatccaggtatggtttagtagttgattgttcagtttccatgagtttgtagggtttctgggggtagcattgttgttgaattctagctttaatccatggtgatctgataagatacaggtggttacagatatttttttgtaactctggatgtttgctttgttaccgagtatgtggtcaattttcaagaaggttccatgagctgcagagaagaaggtatattctctcctatttaggtggaatattctatagatgtctgttgagtccatttgattcattacctccattaattctcttatttctctgttaggtttctgtctaattgacctgtccattggtgagagaggagtgttgaagtctcctactattagtgtatgcggtttgatgtctggctttagttttagcaatgtttcttttatgtacgtgggtgcttttatattaggggcatagatatttaggattgagacttcatcctgatgagctgttcctgttatgagtagaaaatgtccctctccatctcttctgattgatttaagtttgaagtcaagtttgttagaaattagtatggtcacacctgcttgtttcttaggtccatttgcttgataagccttattctagccctttactctgagtaggtgcctgtctttgtggttgaggtgtgtttcttgtaaacagcagaatgttgggtcctgttttcgtatccaatctcttagcctgtgcctttttataggtgagttgagtccattgacattaagtgatattaatgaccagtggttgttaactccggtcacttttttagtagtagagcttgtgtgtttcccttctttgggttgcgTTGgggaagggtctctagatgtctgagttattgtggtcattgttggactccttggttagtgattttccttctattactttctgtaaggctggatttgtggctacgtattgtttaaatttgtttttatcctggaaaattttgttttctccatttatagtgaacaaaagcttggctgggtatagtagtctgggcttgcttccatggtctcttagtttctgcaatacatctatccaggaccttctggctttcatggtttccatagagaagtcaggtgtatgtctgataggtttacctttataagtaacttggcctttttcctttgcagctcttaatattctttctttattctgtaatatttgtgttttgattattatatagcaGGGGGGTGGTTTTTTTGATCCaacctatttggtgttctgtatgcttcttgaaccttcataggtatatctttctttaggttgggaaagttttcttctataattttattaaatatattttctggaccattgagctgcgcttcttccccttcttctactcctattattcttaggtttggtctttttattgtgtcccatatttcctgaatgttttgtgatgagagattgttggctttgctgttttctttgatcagcgtgtttattttctctatggtatcttcagaatctgagattcttctatctcttgtattctgttggttatgcttgtttctgtagtctctattcatttacctagattttccatgtccagctggctctctgtttgtgttttcttctttgtctccatttcagttttcaagtcttgaactgtttccattatctgtttgattgtttttccttggtttcctaggttatcattcactgatttgctcaattcttcaaactttctgttatacttctcatccatttctataagggcattttttacatgctgtttaagggcgtcaatcattttcatgaagtcaattttttctacttcttcttgattaaggtgttcatgacgtcctgttgtgaggtcactgggttctggtggtttcatattgtttttcagattgttgggtgaattcttgcattgccgcctgcccatctcttcctctgagtgctcgcctatggatcttcttttacaggatcaggtctccttgcccactgatgcaCCCTCCCAGTGATgatactccccagtgatggttcccCCCCgttgctccagtgatggctctcctggtgcgaGATCAGATCTcagtgcccaaagatggctctcctggagccgagaacagatctccgtgctggttgggtagttcataaacaaagcgcctaccttgcttggtgcaggcaggttattgacacacaggaactcccgcccgcccgcttgccctgagtattcgaccccagcgcccaggcaggctgagctgggtggctttatgtgcccaaagagggaaggcaggcagaggggaggagggttctggatgcaagctgggtgggataggaagagagaggcaatatGCGGGGAATAGAGCCCCTACAGGGGGCCCAGAAAGTATTGGGGGgggaatgaggaacttctgagctCCCCGTCCAgggctgctgctgcgggtcagaaactcaccccaaagatggctctcctggcgccaaaaacagatctccgtgctggttgggtagttcataaacaaagcgccccAAGTATGATTTTTATAATATGAACCTTCCTTAAGTCACTCCAtatctttattaaagattttattatatgtCCCCCAAATATTTCTTTGACAATTAACTAAGAAATAAAATTCGTAgtttaaataaatgcattttacatATCTGTTTCTTTAGATATAGAATCAATAGTTTCTATTTTCCAAgactatttttttcataaaaatattatattagaaatttttattttgtactagTAGGAGTATAGAGTTTATAAAATTTCTGATTAGCTTTAGGCTAAAatgtacaagaaaaataaaatgtaataaaaagttgtaattttattttaggaaaatgttttTGGTGATTTGTcacataaaaatcatattttaaagattaaacaaCAATACCTGCAGCATTATTGTATTACCATATTTTATACTGCCTAGGTTTCTGAAAAAGGAGAATTTGTATTAAAAATACAATGTCTTTGCTTtctaataatgttttaaaaatgtcttttctttgaaACTATTTGCTACAGGTATATTAGAGAaaagatatttgtatttattaatgtTAGCCTAAATCAATttgaagttgaggcaggaggtttATCATAAATCTGAACATAATCTGAACTACATATTTAGTATCAAGAGAAGTAGAGCTATATAGAAATctcttgttaaaaaataaagaatttttttactTCTATTAATAAAGCATCCTCAATAGACATTTTAATGTCTTCTCatcctaaaattatattttcagatATAGCtataatacatttttcttatgatctccctacacacaaataaagtatatttaaacatattttgagaaataaacaacttaatttctgctatttcttttttttttttttttttttttggtttttcgagacagggtttttctgtggttttggagcctgtcctggaactagctcttgtagaccaggctggtctcgaactcacagagatccgcctgcctctgcctcccaagtgctgggattaaaggcgtgtgccaccaccgcccggcctgctatttcttattttaaatatcaaattacTTAGTATGTCCTTTTTGAGTATTATTTttccaaacaataaaataatatatttatgtacatatatatattaatttacttTTCAAGTGTTTTTATGATTATAAAGTAGAGTTAACAAAAAGAATGCTtagctataatatttaatataaatccATCATGTTAAGCTGGTGGTCACTCAATTCTGTGAATTATAGTCATTCTTACTCATAGTTACTGGGCATTCAGCTCTTTAGAATTCTTCTTACATTCattgaaacaaaattatttcacaCTGGaagtggtggtatatgcctttaatcccagcactcaggagtcaggggCAAGCagatcctgtgagttcaaggccagcctggtctacaagaactagatCCAGGAcaatctccaaagctacagagaaatcatgtcaagaaaaaaaaaagcaacaaaacaacaaaaaccaacaaacaaacaaaaaatgatttcGTGGTAACATTTAAGCTATTCCATATTGACGAGCAAAGTCTCAATGTTCAAAGAAAATATGTCTCCTAGCATGCTGGAAACAGCAATCTGGAGAATGCTCTGACATTTAAACAGAAACTCTGGTATATACACTATAGACAGTTCTCCTCAAATTCATGCCCCACTCTAAATACACAACTGCCTTGTGGAAAATCAAGTTATAGTAGTTTAttctaaaaatattcatttatccaacagtgttcATAACCATGACAAAAAACCAatcatatttcttttacaaacatTGTGGAAATGAACTGCAAAGTAATATAGtagataattatatttattattatattaaaattaatatattaacgtatttatttttcatttttagtatgtGGTATTGAGAAGTAATAGATTATCTAGCCCATTCCCAAATAAACTGGTGAGAGggggaaatttaaatttaaagtaaatgtCGGTTTCTCTCTAAAATGTGCTCCCAACTGTTTTCATAACTCTGTAAGTATTGCCAACAATTATCAAGTTGGTTAGAAAAATTCTTAGTTATTAatgactgttgtggaatattattcaatCAGACACAGAAGTGTTAAAGTTGTTTATGatgcagaatattcctttacctatctgaaggtgtgttacatttgcttatgctgtctTTATTAAGGATGTAAAGAtgtcttattttgcttttgctg
The Chionomys nivalis chromosome 3, mChiNiv1.1, whole genome shotgun sequence genome window above contains:
- the LOC130870909 gene encoding uncharacterized protein CXorf66-like — protein: MKVHIYFLFLSIWTISCLNINHINESSTARTTVVKTTVSTGAKMDDFRKRLLGFIFEIIIITFTFTCFCLLHYNCMIEEVQPPGGLNKENMEAISSWVSKVSACQLDIITEDILETQLLLLNSDPKAEPSCQENLSMPNDTIKPDEPSSLEKPCIPSNPQNSMRCTNTDKSSMKCSVKTSNRQFNTKRSTKSSNPQRLHKPSSLNKSYKKHSLKKSQKLAHTCKLSCSEMQAIPPWLTIVKTSEGDQTRHVEAMIKKDLAESKREHAGNPYASKTMKPFPKSFYEAEYKYTERAYKYKCYKDNESNETMKTCDSEDSDTEVVIICDRSHEDDDMAKSISTY